The Schistocerca cancellata isolate TAMUIC-IGC-003103 chromosome 4, iqSchCanc2.1, whole genome shotgun sequence genome contains a region encoding:
- the LOC126184112 gene encoding uncharacterized protein LOC126184112 — MTEKGFSEIFQQRYLLNITDFKMLTKYIVFTITQLIIINYLFITLFFLIFYKSNKNYFLKMEYFNEMQTILNDTYERIEQSEEDIDFPICLSNENNNQFVKTNCNHSFHKECIDTWFMGKENSPFCRTIIKNNQPTLANILAALAPITIIRSVELWLNPIL; from the exons GATATTTGTTGAACATAACCGATTTTAAAATGTTAACTAAATACATAGTTTTTACAATAACTCAACTAATTATAATAAACTACTTATTTATAAC ATTattctttttgattttttataaatctaataaaaattatttcctaaAAATGGAGTACTTTAACGAAATGCAGACTATACTAAATGATACTTATGAACGAATAGAGCAATCTGAAGAAGATATTGATTTTCCCatttgtttaagtaatgaaaataataatcagtttgttaaaacaaactgcaatcatagttttcataaagaatgtattgatACATGGTTCATGGGAAAAGAAAATAGTCCATTttgtagaactattattaaaaataatcAACCAACATTAGCTAACATATTGGCTGCTCTTGCACCAATAACTATAATTCGATCAGTTGAACTGTGGTTGAATCCTATATTATGA